One genomic segment of Nonomuraea coxensis DSM 45129 includes these proteins:
- a CDS encoding helix-turn-helix domain-containing protein: MTERQGYRVELAPTLGQRTRLGQHAGLSRVVENFCLEKVKAALDQREAEKTYGVPDKDLTPVPWSAPALEKLWRLEHRDRYSWFTEEGLSSRVPKEACRARAAGFKNFFDFRSGKRRGRKVGFPGWRKRKHGSRFRYDAGRARPVSARVVALPGVGKVRTLEDMSWLTGRHNNTSSEGPRTSSSTPQASPSPPVCGPSSP; the protein is encoded by the coding sequence GTGACCGAACGGCAAGGCTACCGCGTCGAGTTGGCCCCGACGCTCGGGCAGCGCACCCGGCTCGGGCAGCATGCCGGCTTGTCCCGCGTCGTGGAGAACTTCTGCCTCGAGAAGGTGAAGGCCGCCCTCGACCAGCGGGAGGCGGAGAAGACCTACGGCGTCCCCGACAAGGATCTGACGCCGGTCCCCTGGTCGGCTCCGGCGCTGGAGAAGCTGTGGCGTCTGGAGCATCGCGACCGTTACTCGTGGTTCACCGAAGAGGGCCTGTCCTCGCGGGTACCGAAGGAGGCGTGCCGGGCCCGGGCGGCGGGGTTCAAGAACTTCTTCGACTTCAGGTCCGGGAAGAGGAGGGGTCGCAAGGTCGGCTTCCCCGGCTGGAGGAAGCGCAAGCACGGCTCGAGGTTCCGCTACGACGCCGGCCGCGCCCGCCCGGTGTCGGCTCGAGTCGTAGCCCTGCCCGGCGTGGGTAAGGTGCGCACGCTCGAGGACATGTCGTGGCTGACCGGCCGCCACAACAACACGTCGAGCGAGGGACCGAGGACGTCGTCAAGCACGCCACAGGCTAGCCCATCTCCTCCAGTTTGCGGCCCTTCGTCTCCTTGA
- a CDS encoding sugar porter family MFS transporter, whose amino-acid sequence MATQHTHQEHLAHVVFITAAAAIGGFLFGYDSSVINGAVVGIQRYFQVGPVETGFVVAIALLGSAVGAWAGGGLADRWGRTRSMQVAALLFAVSSIGQMLPFAIWDLALWRVMAGFAIGMASVLGPAYIAEVAPPAYRGRLGSFQQLAIVLGIAVSQLVNFVIARAAGGEVNNPLWVLEAWQWMLGACAVPALLYLLFALLIPESPRYLVMAGKPRRAREVLAEVEGEDVDLDARIAEIQLVVRTQRVPGLRDLRGPALGLLPIVWIGIVLSAFQQLVGINVIFYYSSVLWQSVGVNQSDSLLISFSSSIINIIGTFIAISLVDRIGRRPLLLVGSAGMALSLATAAWAFSASRTGAGGVIGLPDPQGPIALVAANLFVLFFALSWGVVVWVLLGEMFPNRIRAAALGVAAAAQWLANWAVTVSFPALAAWNLPLTYAAYATFAALSFVFVLRQIKETKGRKLEEMG is encoded by the coding sequence ATGGCCACTCAGCACACGCACCAGGAGCACCTGGCTCACGTCGTGTTCATCACGGCCGCCGCCGCCATCGGGGGGTTCCTGTTCGGCTACGACAGCTCCGTCATCAACGGCGCCGTCGTCGGGATCCAGCGGTACTTCCAGGTGGGTCCGGTGGAGACGGGTTTCGTGGTGGCGATCGCGTTGCTGGGGTCGGCCGTCGGCGCCTGGGCCGGCGGCGGGCTCGCCGACCGGTGGGGCCGTACCCGGTCGATGCAGGTGGCGGCGCTGCTGTTCGCGGTCAGCTCGATCGGGCAGATGCTGCCGTTCGCCATCTGGGACCTCGCGCTGTGGCGGGTGATGGCGGGCTTCGCCATCGGCATGGCGTCGGTGCTCGGGCCGGCGTACATCGCCGAGGTCGCGCCGCCCGCCTACCGGGGGCGGCTCGGCTCGTTCCAGCAGCTCGCCATCGTGCTCGGCATCGCGGTCTCGCAGCTCGTCAACTTCGTGATCGCGCGGGCGGCGGGCGGCGAGGTCAACAATCCGCTGTGGGTGCTGGAGGCGTGGCAGTGGATGCTCGGCGCGTGCGCGGTCCCCGCGCTGCTCTATTTGCTGTTCGCGCTGCTCATCCCCGAGTCGCCGCGCTACCTCGTCATGGCGGGCAAGCCGCGGCGGGCGCGGGAGGTGCTGGCCGAGGTCGAGGGCGAGGACGTCGACCTCGACGCGCGCATCGCCGAGATCCAGCTCGTGGTGCGCACCCAGCGGGTGCCGGGGCTGCGCGACCTGCGCGGGCCAGCGCTCGGGCTGCTGCCCATCGTGTGGATCGGCATCGTCCTGTCGGCCTTCCAGCAGCTCGTCGGCATCAACGTGATCTTCTACTACTCGTCGGTGCTGTGGCAGTCGGTGGGCGTCAACCAGAGCGACTCGCTGCTGATCAGCTTCTCCAGCTCGATCATCAACATCATCGGCACGTTCATCGCGATCTCGCTCGTGGACCGGATCGGGCGGCGGCCGCTGCTGCTCGTCGGCTCGGCCGGCATGGCGCTCTCGCTGGCCACGGCGGCATGGGCGTTCAGCGCCTCCCGTACCGGCGCGGGAGGCGTGATCGGGCTGCCCGACCCGCAGGGGCCGATCGCGCTCGTCGCGGCCAACCTGTTCGTGCTGTTCTTCGCCCTGTCCTGGGGTGTGGTGGTCTGGGTGCTGCTGGGGGAGATGTTCCCCAACCGCATCCGGGCCGCCGCGCTCGGCGTCGCCGCCGCGGCGCAGTGGCTGGCCAACTGGGCGGTCACGGTGTCGTTCCCGGCGCTCGCCGCCTGGAACCTGCCGCTCACCTATGCCGCGTACGCGACGTTCGCCGCGCTGTCGTTCGTCTTCGTGCTCCGGCAGATCAAGGAGACGAAGGGCCGCAAACTGGAGGAGATGGGCTAG
- a CDS encoding LLM class F420-dependent oxidoreductase, which translates to MKLRIFTEPQQGASYDDLLTVARAAERLGFDAFFRSDHYQRIGAGDPGAGSTDAWVTLAGLARETSAIRLGTLVSPATFRLPGPLAISVAQVDQMSGGRVELGLGTGWFEAEHTSYGIPFPPVGERFGRFEEQLEIITGLWTAKDGYSFEGSYYRLADSPALPKPAQRPRPPIIIGGVGAKRTPRLAAAYADEYNVPFRSLSDTGAAFDRVRRACEEAGRGIVLSAAQTTVVGADRAEVERRAAAIGEDPDKLRESGVCGTPAEVVERIGRFAELGAERFYLQILDLGDLEHLELIAAEVLPRL; encoded by the coding sequence ATGAAGCTGAGGATCTTCACCGAGCCCCAGCAGGGCGCCAGCTACGACGACCTGCTCACCGTCGCCCGGGCCGCTGAGCGGCTGGGCTTCGACGCGTTCTTCCGGTCCGACCATTACCAGCGCATCGGCGCGGGCGACCCCGGCGCCGGCTCGACCGACGCCTGGGTCACGCTGGCGGGCCTGGCGAGGGAGACCTCGGCCATCAGGCTGGGGACGCTGGTGTCGCCGGCCACGTTCCGGCTGCCCGGGCCGCTCGCGATCAGCGTGGCGCAGGTGGACCAGATGAGCGGCGGCCGGGTGGAGCTGGGGCTCGGCACGGGGTGGTTCGAGGCCGAGCACACCTCGTACGGCATCCCGTTCCCGCCCGTCGGCGAGCGCTTCGGCCGGTTCGAGGAGCAGCTTGAGATCATCACCGGTCTGTGGACGGCGAAGGACGGCTACTCCTTCGAGGGCAGCTACTACCGGCTGGCCGACTCGCCCGCGCTGCCCAAGCCGGCGCAGCGGCCCCGGCCGCCGATCATCATCGGCGGGGTCGGCGCCAAGCGCACGCCGCGCCTCGCGGCGGCGTACGCCGACGAGTACAACGTGCCGTTCCGCTCGCTGTCCGACACGGGGGCGGCGTTCGACCGGGTACGCCGGGCGTGCGAGGAGGCCGGGCGCGGGATCGTGCTGTCGGCCGCGCAGACCACGGTCGTCGGCGCCGACCGGGCGGAGGTCGAGCGGCGCGCGGCGGCCATCGGCGAGGACCCGGACAAGCTGCGCGAGAGCGGCGTGTGCGGCACGCCCGCCGAGGTCGTCGAGCGGATCGGGCGGTTCGCCGAGCTCGGTGCCGAGCGGTTCTACCTGCAGATCCTCGACCTCGGGGACCTGGAGCACCTGGAGCTGATCGCGGCCGAGGTGCTGCCGCGCCTGTAG
- a CDS encoding sensor histidine kinase: MAARPETARKILIYWMDGVVALLAVIAVAFIVGRAVAGAISPPHAAVTIACQLGLCALFPFLLREAFDHRPRPTWKLALAGVLALAATLLRPTTLDNTAPWIEVGTLWLAAAALYLTPRAIACMSVAAAGLLTAYGTLLHGQSWPGALIGLLINFAFMVPAMLLWRWLWWIIRDASNGREARARLAVAEERLRFARDLHDLLGHSLAVITLKSELAAKLATKDAGRALTEMTEVRELAGDSLAKVQQAVHGYQHLDLDQEVAGVRAALEASGTRCVVHVRADELGPAARALLAWVVREGGTNVLKHSRATRCAITIDGGLLEMRNDGVARSAAAPPGSGLRGLAERLVAAGGTLSAAPTATGEFLLRATVPVVGEHPLPAAVPA, translated from the coding sequence ATGGCGGCTCGTCCTGAGACGGCCAGGAAGATCCTGATCTACTGGATGGACGGCGTCGTGGCGCTGCTCGCCGTCATCGCCGTGGCGTTCATCGTCGGCCGGGCCGTGGCGGGCGCGATCTCGCCCCCGCACGCCGCCGTCACCATCGCCTGCCAGCTCGGGTTGTGCGCGCTGTTCCCGTTCCTCCTGAGGGAGGCCTTCGACCACCGGCCGCGCCCCACCTGGAAACTGGCGCTCGCGGGCGTGCTGGCCCTGGCCGCGACGCTGCTGCGCCCGACCACCCTCGACAACACCGCGCCGTGGATCGAGGTGGGCACGCTGTGGCTCGCCGCGGCCGCCCTCTACCTGACGCCCCGGGCGATCGCCTGCATGTCGGTGGCGGCGGCCGGCCTGCTCACCGCCTACGGCACGCTCCTGCACGGCCAGAGCTGGCCCGGCGCGCTGATCGGCCTGCTGATCAACTTCGCCTTCATGGTCCCGGCCATGCTCCTGTGGCGCTGGCTCTGGTGGATCATCAGGGACGCCTCCAACGGCCGCGAGGCGAGGGCCCGGCTCGCGGTCGCGGAAGAACGGCTGCGCTTCGCCCGCGACCTGCACGACCTGCTCGGCCACAGCCTGGCGGTGATCACGCTCAAGAGCGAGCTGGCCGCCAAGCTCGCCACCAAGGACGCCGGGCGGGCGCTGACCGAGATGACCGAGGTCCGGGAGCTGGCCGGCGACTCGCTGGCCAAGGTCCAGCAGGCCGTGCACGGCTACCAGCACCTCGACCTCGACCAGGAGGTGGCCGGGGTGCGGGCCGCGCTGGAGGCGTCAGGGACGCGGTGCGTCGTCCACGTACGGGCCGACGAACTCGGGCCGGCCGCGCGGGCGCTGCTCGCGTGGGTGGTGCGCGAGGGCGGCACCAACGTGCTCAAGCACAGCAGGGCCACGCGCTGCGCCATCACGATCGACGGCGGCCTGCTGGAGATGCGCAACGACGGGGTCGCGCGGAGCGCGGCGGCGCCGCCGGGCAGCGGCCTGCGCGGACTGGCCGAGCGCCTGGTCGCCGCGGGCGGCACCCTGTCGGCCGCGCCCACGGCGACAGGCGAGTTCCTGCTGCGCGCGACGGTGCCGGTCGTCGGGGAGCACCCGCTGCCGGCGGCGGTGCCCGCATGA
- a CDS encoding sensor histidine kinase, whose translation MTPVPEGGDGGRPGPLRRLRTASKLDKVRWVIVYSTDLVPLLSLIGFYVLYLQWQAGMPPALAMGAAVLLAVFVVICLRPFRAAVRGGPRPTALLAVSGALALLLAVVAVVWALPSWLGTLAPFVRRRTIVLLSAGSITTLTLIGVLSGAGFADILALVTAMTFMTVISVGATLANLALWRLAQEAHEGEEALARLAVSEERLRFARDLNDLLGQSLTDVAARAGHAEERLRADPEAAAAEMFEVRDLARRSLREVRTVVQNYRAVDLDEVLASVRAVLEAAGVRCAVRADTAGLTPESRTLLATVVREGTTNVLKHSRAERCEISIEDGVLEMSNDGVSGPVGRHAPNGLAGLAERVRAAGGSLEAAPTPEGRYLLRAAVPA comes from the coding sequence ATGACGCCGGTCCCGGAGGGCGGGGACGGCGGGCGGCCGGGGCCGCTGCGCCGGCTGCGCACGGCGAGCAAGCTCGACAAGGTCCGCTGGGTGATCGTCTACTCCACGGATCTCGTGCCGCTGCTCAGCCTGATCGGGTTCTACGTGCTCTACCTCCAATGGCAGGCGGGCATGCCCCCGGCCCTGGCGATGGGCGCCGCCGTCCTGCTGGCGGTCTTCGTCGTGATCTGCCTGCGCCCGTTCCGGGCGGCGGTGCGCGGCGGGCCGCGGCCCACGGCGCTGCTGGCGGTGAGCGGGGCGCTCGCGCTGCTGCTGGCCGTCGTGGCCGTCGTGTGGGCGCTCCCGTCCTGGCTGGGGACGCTGGCGCCGTTCGTCCGCAGGCGCACGATCGTCCTCCTCTCGGCCGGCTCGATCACGACCCTCACCCTGATCGGGGTGCTGTCCGGGGCGGGGTTCGCGGACATCCTGGCGCTGGTGACGGCGATGACGTTCATGACGGTGATCTCGGTCGGCGCGACGTTGGCCAACCTGGCGCTGTGGCGGCTCGCCCAGGAGGCGCACGAGGGCGAGGAGGCACTGGCCAGGCTCGCGGTCTCGGAGGAGCGGCTGCGCTTCGCCCGCGACCTCAACGACCTGCTCGGCCAGAGCCTCACCGACGTGGCCGCCCGCGCCGGGCACGCCGAGGAGCGGCTGCGCGCCGATCCCGAGGCGGCCGCGGCCGAGATGTTCGAGGTGCGCGACCTCGCCCGGCGCTCGCTGCGCGAGGTGCGCACGGTCGTCCAGAACTACCGCGCCGTCGACCTGGACGAGGTCCTCGCCAGCGTACGGGCGGTGCTGGAGGCGGCGGGGGTGCGCTGCGCCGTACGCGCCGACACGGCCGGGCTGACCCCCGAGAGCCGCACGCTGCTGGCCACGGTCGTCCGCGAGGGCACCACCAACGTGCTCAAGCACAGCCGGGCCGAACGCTGCGAGATCAGCATCGAGGACGGCGTGCTGGAGATGTCCAACGACGGGGTGAGCGGCCCGGTGGGCCGGCACGCGCCCAACGGCCTGGCGGGACTGGCCGAACGGGTGCGCGCGGCGGGCGGCAGCCTGGAGGCGGCGCCCACGCCCGAGGGCCGTTACCTGCTGCGGGCGGCGGTGCCCGCATGA
- a CDS encoding response regulator transcription factor: MTIRVLLADDEHLVRGAIAALLDLEEGIQVVAQVGRGDEVVAAVSEHRPDVAVLDIEMPGMDGLSAAERISAQCKIVILTSLGRPGYLRRAMAAGVGGFLGKDASAEELAMAIRKVQGGGRYLDAELAAAAMAAGDSPLTDRERDALRLAGDGATIARIAGELHLTEGTVRNYLSSAMTKLNAQNRLEAIRTAQRMGWL, from the coding sequence ATGACCATCCGCGTGCTGCTCGCCGACGACGAGCACCTTGTCCGCGGCGCCATCGCGGCCCTGCTGGACCTGGAGGAGGGCATCCAGGTGGTCGCCCAGGTCGGCCGGGGTGACGAGGTCGTCGCCGCCGTGTCCGAGCACCGTCCGGACGTGGCCGTGCTCGACATCGAGATGCCCGGCATGGACGGCCTGAGCGCGGCCGAGCGGATCAGCGCCCAGTGCAAGATCGTCATCCTGACCAGCCTGGGCCGGCCCGGCTACCTGCGCCGGGCCATGGCGGCGGGAGTGGGCGGCTTCCTCGGCAAGGACGCCTCCGCCGAGGAGCTCGCCATGGCCATCCGCAAGGTCCAGGGGGGCGGGCGCTACCTCGACGCCGAGCTGGCCGCGGCGGCCATGGCGGCCGGCGACAGTCCCCTGACCGACCGCGAGCGCGACGCGCTGCGGCTCGCCGGCGACGGCGCGACGATCGCCAGGATCGCGGGCGAGCTGCACCTGACCGAGGGCACCGTACGCAACTACCTGTCGAGCGCGATGACCAAGCTCAACGCCCAGAACCGGCTGGAGGCCATCCGCACGGCCCAGCGCATGGGCTGGCTCTGA
- a CDS encoding BTAD domain-containing putative transcriptional regulator encodes MGFAFGILGPLEVTFDGVPIVIGSAKQRALMAALLVDAGQVVPVETLVARLWGERPPDGVRNTLQNHVLRLRRRLSAAAGAEAPILSRPRGYLVEVADGALDAHRFDRLRAEAVGAAGDNARVAELLREALSLWRGDPLADVESDLLRREVAPALAERRLCAVESRVEADLALGRHAEVLAELRELTAAHPLQERFWGQRMLALCRAGRPGEALRCYATVRELLADELGVDPCAELRELHGRILAADPGLVPAPRPEPPPPIGGGGCGLPAELTSFVGREGLIERVEGLLGAARLVTLTGVGGVGKTRLALRVAARLSAEGRHAEPWAPEAAGVFGDGVWLADLAVVSEPGRIEPGRIEAAVAEALGVRDQSARPVREVLLGHLRERRTLLVLDNCEHVVAAVAELLGVLLRGAPGLRVLATSRQALGVPGEHVLPVPPLTVDEDGEALRLLADRGAAAAPGFTAEGPARAAALQLCRRLDGLPLAIELAAVRLGALSLDEMLERLDDRFHLLTGEPGEPGEALYAAWPVPRYQRTLQGVIDWSHGLCTEREQVLWARLSVFAGDFDLAAAEAVCDGPPIARGDVLDLLAGLVRKSIVTAQPAGGRTAYRLLETIRQYGLARLRELGREAGLRVRHRDHYLRLAAGAAAGWCGPEEAVWLSRTRLALPNLRAAMEFCLTWPGEAVAGLRLAVHLTSAQTWFFGGTPAEGRRWLLAALAQQPGPGPGPDPGPGPGLGPGHGPGHGPGHGPGRGPGPGPDPSPGPAPGTAQDVRPQVVASAFAVWIALCQGDPEGADALLAACRERAGRLDGPEPAVTFAEGAYALLRHADPAAIGLLARARAELRRDGRIGDTHLATLVWAMAAVFLGDRETALAAGSEYLAEARAHQGAWATSWGLWGVGLAELRHGDPHRAVELLRDSVERQRALGDRWSPTWGVEVLAWAVAATGDVARAARLLGAGERLRREFGVLLTGPFRQAHLAVAEGLRGALGGERWAAAFAAGSAAPDPFAEALAGGRTSGSGVS; translated from the coding sequence GTGGGGTTCGCGTTCGGGATTCTGGGGCCGCTGGAGGTGACCTTCGACGGCGTGCCCATCGTGATCGGCTCGGCCAAGCAGCGGGCTCTGATGGCGGCGCTGCTGGTGGACGCGGGCCAGGTGGTGCCGGTCGAGACGCTGGTGGCCCGGCTGTGGGGCGAGCGTCCGCCGGACGGCGTACGCAACACCCTGCAGAACCACGTGCTGCGGCTGCGGCGGCGGCTCTCGGCGGCGGCCGGGGCGGAGGCGCCGATCCTGTCCCGTCCGCGTGGCTACCTGGTGGAGGTCGCCGACGGCGCGCTCGACGCGCACCGCTTCGACCGGCTGCGGGCGGAGGCCGTGGGCGCGGCGGGCGACAACGCGCGGGTGGCGGAGCTGCTGCGGGAGGCGCTGTCGCTGTGGCGCGGCGACCCGCTCGCGGACGTCGAGTCCGACCTGCTGCGGCGGGAGGTGGCCCCTGCCCTGGCCGAGCGCCGGCTCTGCGCCGTCGAGTCCCGTGTCGAGGCGGATCTCGCGCTGGGGCGGCACGCCGAGGTGCTGGCCGAGCTGCGCGAGCTGACGGCGGCCCACCCGCTGCAGGAGCGCTTCTGGGGGCAGCGGATGCTGGCGTTGTGCCGGGCCGGGCGGCCGGGCGAGGCGCTGCGCTGTTACGCGACGGTCCGCGAGCTCCTGGCGGACGAACTGGGCGTCGATCCGTGCGCCGAGCTGCGCGAGCTGCACGGGCGCATCCTGGCTGCCGACCCGGGCCTCGTCCCCGCTCCCCGTCCCGAGCCGCCGCCGCCCATCGGCGGGGGCGGCTGCGGCCTGCCGGCCGAGCTGACGTCGTTCGTGGGGCGGGAGGGGCTGATCGAGCGCGTGGAGGGTCTGCTCGGCGCCGCGCGCCTGGTGACGCTCACGGGCGTCGGCGGTGTGGGCAAGACCCGGCTCGCCCTTCGCGTGGCGGCCCGGCTGTCTGCCGAGGGCCGCCACGCGGAACCCTGGGCCCCTGAGGCGGCGGGCGTGTTCGGTGACGGGGTGTGGCTGGCGGACCTCGCCGTCGTGAGCGAGCCGGGGCGGATCGAGCCAGGGCGGATCGAGGCGGCGGTGGCGGAGGCGTTGGGGGTTCGGGACCAGTCGGCGCGGCCCGTTCGTGAGGTGCTGCTGGGTCATCTGCGCGAGCGGCGGACGCTGCTCGTCCTCGACAACTGCGAGCACGTGGTGGCCGCCGTCGCGGAGCTGCTGGGCGTGCTGCTGCGCGGCGCGCCCGGGCTGCGGGTGCTGGCGACCAGCAGGCAGGCGCTCGGCGTGCCCGGCGAGCACGTGCTGCCGGTCCCCCCGCTCACCGTGGACGAGGACGGCGAGGCCCTGCGGCTGCTGGCGGACCGGGGCGCCGCCGCCGCGCCCGGCTTCACCGCCGAAGGGCCCGCCCGCGCCGCCGCCCTGCAGCTCTGCCGCCGTCTTGACGGACTGCCGCTCGCGATCGAGCTGGCCGCGGTCCGGCTCGGCGCGCTCTCGCTCGACGAGATGCTCGAACGCCTCGACGACCGCTTCCACCTGCTGACCGGCGAGCCCGGAGAGCCCGGCGAGGCCCTGTACGCTGCGTGGCCCGTCCCGCGCTACCAGCGCACGTTGCAGGGCGTGATCGACTGGAGCCACGGGCTGTGCACCGAGCGCGAGCAGGTGCTGTGGGCGCGGCTGTCGGTGTTCGCCGGCGATTTCGACCTGGCCGCCGCCGAGGCGGTGTGCGACGGCCCGCCGATCGCCCGCGGGGACGTGCTCGACCTGCTCGCCGGGCTGGTCCGCAAGTCGATCGTGACCGCGCAGCCGGCAGGGGGGCGCACGGCGTACCGGCTGCTGGAGACCATCCGCCAGTACGGCCTTGCGCGGCTGCGTGAGCTGGGCAGGGAGGCCGGGCTGCGGGTACGGCACCGCGACCACTACCTGCGCCTCGCCGCGGGCGCGGCGGCCGGGTGGTGCGGGCCGGAGGAGGCCGTGTGGTTGTCCAGGACGCGCCTGGCGCTGCCCAATCTGCGGGCGGCCATGGAGTTCTGCCTGACGTGGCCGGGCGAGGCGGTGGCGGGCCTGCGGCTGGCGGTGCACCTGACCAGCGCGCAGACGTGGTTCTTCGGCGGCACGCCGGCCGAGGGGCGGCGGTGGCTGCTGGCCGCGCTCGCCCAGCAACCCGGCCCCGGCCCCGGCCCTGATCCCGGCCCCGGCCCCGGTCTCGGTCCCGGCCACGGTCCCGGCCACGGTCCCGGCCACGGTCCCGGCCGCGGTCCCGGCCCTGGCCCTGATCCCAGCCCTGGCCCCGCTCCTGGGACTGCTCAGGACGTGAGGCCGCAGGTGGTGGCGAGTGCGTTCGCGGTGTGGATCGCGCTGTGCCAGGGGGATCCGGAGGGGGCCGACGCGCTGCTGGCGGCGTGCCGGGAGCGGGCCGGGCGGCTGGACGGTCCGGAGCCGGCGGTGACGTTCGCGGAGGGCGCGTACGCGCTGCTGCGGCACGCCGACCCCGCCGCGATCGGGCTGCTGGCGCGGGCCCGCGCCGAGCTGCGGCGGGACGGCAGGATCGGCGACACGCACCTGGCGACGCTGGTGTGGGCGATGGCCGCGGTGTTCCTCGGCGACCGGGAGACGGCGCTGGCCGCGGGGAGCGAATACCTGGCCGAGGCGCGGGCGCACCAGGGCGCGTGGGCGACGTCGTGGGGGCTGTGGGGCGTAGGGCTGGCCGAGCTGCGGCACGGCGACCCGCACCGGGCGGTGGAGCTGCTGCGCGACAGCGTGGAGCGGCAGCGGGCGCTCGGCGACCGCTGGTCGCCCACGTGGGGCGTGGAGGTCCTGGCCTGGGCGGTGGCGGCCACCGGCGACGTGGCGCGGGCGGCCCGGCTGCTCGGCGCCGGCGAACGGTTGCGGCGGGAGTTCGGGGTGCTGCTGACCGGGCCGTTCCGGCAGGCCCACCTGGCGGTGGCGGAGGGGCTGCGGGGCGCGCTGGGCGGCGAGCGGTGGGCGGCCGCGTTCGCCGCCGGCTCCGCCGCCCCCGACCCGTTCGCCGAGGCCCTGGCCGGCGGCAGGACGAGTGGGAGCGGGGTGAGCTGA
- a CDS encoding potassium channel family protein, which produces MRVAIAGAGAVGRSIAAELLENGHEVLLIDVDPRAIKIDSVPRAEWLLADACEIASLDEAGLNNCHVVVASTGDDKVNLVVSLLAKTEYGVPRVVARINHPNNEWLFNESWGVDVAVSTPRLLSALVEEAVSVGDLVRLMTFRQGQANLVELTLADDAPVVGQRAGAVPWPVDSALVAILREGRVLVPSADDPLEAGDELLFVASQEVEQELAHLLSQH; this is translated from the coding sequence ATGCGCGTCGCCATCGCCGGAGCGGGCGCGGTCGGGCGTTCCATCGCCGCGGAGCTGCTGGAGAACGGCCACGAGGTCCTGCTCATCGACGTCGACCCCCGCGCCATCAAGATCGACAGTGTGCCGCGGGCCGAATGGCTGCTCGCCGACGCCTGCGAGATCGCCTCCCTCGACGAGGCCGGGCTCAACAACTGCCACGTCGTGGTCGCCTCCACCGGCGACGACAAGGTCAACCTCGTCGTGTCGCTGCTCGCCAAGACCGAATACGGCGTGCCGCGCGTGGTGGCCCGCATCAACCACCCCAACAACGAGTGGCTGTTCAACGAGTCGTGGGGCGTCGACGTCGCCGTCTCCACCCCGCGCCTGCTGAGCGCCCTGGTCGAGGAGGCGGTGAGCGTCGGCGACCTGGTGCGGCTCATGACGTTCCGGCAGGGCCAGGCCAACCTCGTCGAGCTCACCCTGGCCGACGACGCCCCGGTGGTCGGGCAGCGGGCCGGGGCGGTGCCGTGGCCGGTGGACTCCGCGCTGGTCGCGATCCTGCGCGAGGGCCGGGTGCTGGTGCCGTCCGCGGACGACCCGCTGGAGGCGGGCGACGAACTGCTCTTCGTGGCCAGCCAGGAGGTCGAGCAGGAGCTCGCCCACCTGCTCTCCCAGCACTGA
- a CDS encoding potassium channel family protein, translated as MHIVIMGCGRVGSTLAHILEDNGHSVAIIDRDPQAFRRLRAGFRGRRVTGVGFDRDVLTDAGVESAAAFVAVSSGDNSNIISARVARETFGVDNVVARIYDPRRAEVYQRLGIPTVATVRWTADQILRRILPEGAEPLWRDPTGTVVLAEVAVNPSWIGTRVVDVERRAGVRAAFINRMGEALTITQDSVVQEGDVLHVIAAENDMDRINKALAGAPEVDD; from the coding sequence ATGCATATTGTGATCATGGGGTGTGGTCGCGTGGGATCGACCCTCGCGCACATCCTCGAGGACAACGGCCACTCCGTTGCCATCATCGACCGCGACCCGCAGGCGTTCCGGCGGCTGCGCGCCGGGTTCCGCGGGCGCCGGGTGACGGGGGTCGGTTTCGATCGCGACGTGCTCACCGACGCCGGCGTCGAGTCGGCGGCGGCGTTCGTGGCCGTCTCCAGCGGCGACAACTCCAACATCATCTCCGCGCGGGTGGCCCGCGAGACGTTCGGCGTCGACAACGTCGTCGCCCGCATCTACGACCCCCGAAGGGCCGAGGTCTACCAGCGTCTCGGCATCCCCACGGTGGCCACCGTCCGCTGGACCGCCGACCAGATCCTGCGCCGCATCCTGCCCGAGGGCGCCGAGCCGCTGTGGCGCGACCCCACGGGCACCGTCGTGCTCGCCGAGGTCGCGGTCAACCCCTCCTGGATCGGCACCCGCGTCGTCGACGTGGAGCGGAGGGCCGGCGTCCGCGCCGCCTTCATCAACCGCATGGGCGAGGCCCTCACCATCACCCAGGACTCCGTGGTCCAGGAGGGCGACGTGCTGCACGTCATCGCCGCCGAGAACGACATGGACCGGATCAACAAGGCGCTCGCCGGAGCGCCGGAAGTGGATGACTGA